One stretch of Miscanthus floridulus cultivar M001 chromosome 18, ASM1932011v1, whole genome shotgun sequence DNA includes these proteins:
- the LOC136520279 gene encoding glutathione S-transferase T3-like isoform X1 — protein sequence MFYTHFRMEEDGFLSNILLEGHGAPVAAVNEVDDIPESQDSPSSVEVVQPSRSTKGGKRSKNFTPEEDEIVCFGWLAISKDPINGANQSRTTFWGKVHAYFEEHNKSKVPRSESSIMHRFLVIQTSVNKFCSHYDQILRRNQSGTTMQDKLNEAKKVYKNLDRDNKSFVFEHCWDILKEEDKWKSKMVEIAEVEKLAKSKKQKKAGKVSRPRDEGALNNDNGIPLEAEETEPRKRSDGIKKVKANLKRGGGEACMEALNKMWSKKEVFEKEKEKAKEDRFMATLEIEKATLELEKKRVDNEAKKAETDLMKEQNKIMLADMTSLNPKQRQWLEIMQEQILAKLTPNI from the exons ATGTTCTATACTCATTTTAGAATGGAAGAAGATGGTTTCTTGAGCAACATCCTTCTCGAAGGACATGGGGCTCCTGTTGCTGCCGTGAACGAGGTTGATGACATTCCAGAGAGCCAAGACAGTCCTAGTAGTGTTGAAGTAGTGCAGCCAAGCCGAAGCACGAAGGGAGGAAAGAGGTCCAAAAATTTTACTCCCGAAGAGGATGAAATTGTTTGCTTTGGATGGTTGGCTATTAGCAAGGATCCCATTAACGGGGCGAATCAATCTCGTACTACATTTTGGGGCAAAGTTCATGCTTATTTCGAGGAACACAACAAATCTAAAGTTCCTCGTTCAGAGAGTTCCATTATGCATCGGTTTCTGGTAATTCAAACTAGTGTGAACAAGTTTTGTTCACACTATGATCAAATTCTACGTAGGAATCAAAGTGGCACAACTATGCAAGATAAG CTTAATGAAGCAAAAAAGGTCTACAAAAACTTAGACAGGGACAACAAATCTTTTGTTTTTGAGCATTGCTGGGACATACTCAAGGAGGAGGACAAGTGGAAATCCAAGATGGTAGAAATTGCAGAGGTTGAGAAACTAGCAAAAAGCAAGAAGCAAAAGAAGGCCGGAAAGGTGTCAAGGCCAAGGGATGAAGGAGCCTTAAATAATGACAATGGCatacctcttgaagctgaagaaacCGAACCAAGGAAGAGGTCCGATGGGATAAAGAAG GTAAAAGCAAATCTTAAGCGAGGAGGTGGTGAAGCTTGCATGGAAGCATTGAACAAGATGTGGTCGAAGAAGGAGGTTTTCgagaaggaaaaggagaaggCCAAAGAGGACAGGTTCATGGCTACACTAGAGATAGAGAAGGCTACACTAGAGCTAGAGAAGAAGAGGGTGGACAATGAAGCAAAAAAAGCTGAAACCGACTTGATGAAAGAACAGAATAAAATTATGTTAGCGGACATGACGTCTCTCAATCCGAAGCAGCGTCAGTGGCTTGAGATAATGCAAGAGCAGATTCTCGCGAAGCTTACTCCAAATATTTAG
- the LOC136520279 gene encoding glutathione S-transferase T3-like isoform X2, which translates to MEEDGFLSNILLEGHGAPVAAVNEVDDIPESQDSPSSVEVVQPSRSTKGGKRSKNFTPEEDEIVCFGWLAISKDPINGANQSRTTFWGKVHAYFEEHNKSKVPRSESSIMHRFLVIQTSVNKFCSHYDQILRRNQSGTTMQDKLNEAKKVYKNLDRDNKSFVFEHCWDILKEEDKWKSKMVEIAEVEKLAKSKKQKKAGKVSRPRDEGALNNDNGIPLEAEETEPRKRSDGIKKVKANLKRGGGEACMEALNKMWSKKEVFEKEKEKAKEDRFMATLEIEKATLELEKKRVDNEAKKAETDLMKEQNKIMLADMTSLNPKQRQWLEIMQEQILAKLTPNI; encoded by the exons ATGGAAGAAGATGGTTTCTTGAGCAACATCCTTCTCGAAGGACATGGGGCTCCTGTTGCTGCCGTGAACGAGGTTGATGACATTCCAGAGAGCCAAGACAGTCCTAGTAGTGTTGAAGTAGTGCAGCCAAGCCGAAGCACGAAGGGAGGAAAGAGGTCCAAAAATTTTACTCCCGAAGAGGATGAAATTGTTTGCTTTGGATGGTTGGCTATTAGCAAGGATCCCATTAACGGGGCGAATCAATCTCGTACTACATTTTGGGGCAAAGTTCATGCTTATTTCGAGGAACACAACAAATCTAAAGTTCCTCGTTCAGAGAGTTCCATTATGCATCGGTTTCTGGTAATTCAAACTAGTGTGAACAAGTTTTGTTCACACTATGATCAAATTCTACGTAGGAATCAAAGTGGCACAACTATGCAAGATAAG CTTAATGAAGCAAAAAAGGTCTACAAAAACTTAGACAGGGACAACAAATCTTTTGTTTTTGAGCATTGCTGGGACATACTCAAGGAGGAGGACAAGTGGAAATCCAAGATGGTAGAAATTGCAGAGGTTGAGAAACTAGCAAAAAGCAAGAAGCAAAAGAAGGCCGGAAAGGTGTCAAGGCCAAGGGATGAAGGAGCCTTAAATAATGACAATGGCatacctcttgaagctgaagaaacCGAACCAAGGAAGAGGTCCGATGGGATAAAGAAG GTAAAAGCAAATCTTAAGCGAGGAGGTGGTGAAGCTTGCATGGAAGCATTGAACAAGATGTGGTCGAAGAAGGAGGTTTTCgagaaggaaaaggagaaggCCAAAGAGGACAGGTTCATGGCTACACTAGAGATAGAGAAGGCTACACTAGAGCTAGAGAAGAAGAGGGTGGACAATGAAGCAAAAAAAGCTGAAACCGACTTGATGAAAGAACAGAATAAAATTATGTTAGCGGACATGACGTCTCTCAATCCGAAGCAGCGTCAGTGGCTTGAGATAATGCAAGAGCAGATTCTCGCGAAGCTTACTCCAAATATTTAG
- the LOC136519595 gene encoding protein ALP1-like, whose protein sequence is MPRKRSRLGSFVDDSSSDDDDSLIASAAAIIETFSNVKKKHGGSIPGHKVIYRDREAGHDRMFKDYLAENPTYPPEIFRRRYRMSRELFVRIMNAVEAHDDYFVHKRNGAGVLGLSCFQKITAAMRMLSYGVAADATDEYVRIGESTALESLRRFVAAVDEIFGEQYLRYPNEADIARLLAMGEEKGFPGMLGSIDCMHWKWKNCPYDKQGQHKGHVDDPTLILEAVASNDLWIWHAFFGMPGSHNDINVLHRSPLFDNLAEGTAPQVNYSVNGHDYTMGYYLADGIYPQWATLIQSISHPTGNKRQYFAKAQEAARKMVERAFGVLQSRFAIVRGPARFWDPETLSKIMRACVIMHNMIVEDEGFVVDHNERFDYGGENVEPAHGHAHRTLEEFIEAHKKIRDKETHVQLKEDLIEHLWNVHPDLY, encoded by the exons ATGCCTAGGAAGAGATCCCGTCTTGGAAGCTTCGTGGATGAttcatcatccgatgatgatgacAGTCTCATTGCATCGGCTGCTGCAATTATCGAAACCTTTTCCAATGTAAAAAAGAAACATGGTGGCTCCATCCCAGGACATAAGGTTATTTACCGTGATAGAGAAGCCGGTCACGACAGGATGTTTAAAGATTATTTGGCCGAAAATCCAACATACCCCCCTGAAATCTTCCGTCGAAG GTACAGGATGTCTAGGGAGCTTTTCGTACGCATAATGAATGCAGTTGAAGCACATGATGATTACTTTGTGCATAAAAGGAATGGTGCCGGAGTACTTGGATTGAGTTGCTTCCAAAAGATCACTGCCGCAATGCGTATGCTCTCATACGGGGTTGCAGCTGATGCGACAGATGAGTACGTACGAATTGGCGAAAGTACTGCACTTGAGAGTCTTCGTAGGTTTGTTGCTGCAGTGGATGAAATTTTTGGAGAACAATACCTCAGATATCCCAATGAGGCAGACATTGCACGCCTACTTGCAATGGGCGAGGAAAAAGGTTTTCCAGGAATGCTAGGGTCGATCGATTGTATGCACTGGAAGTGGAAGAACTGTCCATATGACAAGCAAGGTCAGCACAAGGGCCATGTAGACGACCCCACTCTCATTTTGGAGGCCGTTGCTTCGAATGATCTTTGGATATGGCATGCCTTCTTTGGAATGCCTGGATCTCATAATGATATCAACGTTCTTCATAGGTCTCCTTTGTTTGATAACTTAGCGGAAGGTACAGCTCCTCAAGTGAACTATTCTGTTAATGGCCATGATTACACGATGGGCTACTATCTTGCAGATGGTATATATCCACAATGGGCAACTTTGATTCAGTCAATCTCTCATCCCACGGGTAACAAGAGACAATATTTTGCCAAAGCTCAAGAAGCAGCGAGGAAGATGGTAGAGAGAGCTTTTGGGGTTCTTCAATCTAGGTTTGCCATAGTTCGAGGACCAGCTCGCTTTTGGGACCCTGAGACACTGTCAAAGATAATGAGGGCTTGTGTGATCATGCACAACATGATTGTGGAAGATGAAGGATTTGTGGTTGATCATAATGAGCGTTTCGACTACGGTGGTGAGAATGTCGAGCCTGCACATGGCCATGCACATCGCACACTTGAAGAATTTATTGAGGCGCACAAAAAGATCCGAGACAAGGAAACACATGTGCAGTTAAAAGAAGACCTCATCGAGCACCTGTGGAATGTCCATCCTGATTTATATTAG